One segment of Micromonospora parathelypteridis DNA contains the following:
- a CDS encoding effector-associated constant component EACC1, giving the protein MPASQETITLSVHPDLPSADARRSLASWLRNEDRLRGKVTAAPAAGSTAPPDETSAGATDVLLVVVGSGGAVMVLVQAIAGWLTHRRDDVTVKLTRPDGWSAELDVRRARDMDQVTALIEEAVRAATPEEG; this is encoded by the coding sequence TTGCCCGCCTCTCAGGAGACGATCACGCTCTCGGTCCATCCAGATCTTCCCTCCGCCGACGCTCGGCGTTCCCTGGCGTCCTGGCTGCGCAACGAGGACCGGCTCCGCGGCAAGGTGACCGCCGCACCCGCCGCCGGTTCGACGGCGCCGCCCGACGAGACGTCGGCCGGTGCCACGGACGTGCTGCTGGTGGTCGTCGGCAGCGGCGGCGCCGTCATGGTGCTGGTCCAGGCGATCGCCGGCTGGCTGACCCACCGCCGCGACGACGTGACGGTGAAGCTCACCCGCCCGGACGGCTGGTCAGCGGAGCTGGACGTCCGCCGTGCTCGTGACATGGACCAGGTCACCGCGCTCATCGAGGAGGCCGTGCGCGCCGCCACCCCCGAGGAGGGGTAG
- a CDS encoding DUF397 domain-containing protein: MDLIDAVWRTSTRSGSGGGNCVEVADNLPGVVGVRDSKDPEGPALVFGPVAWRAFVTEVARQS, from the coding sequence ATGGACCTGATCGACGCTGTGTGGCGTACGTCCACCCGCAGTGGCTCCGGCGGCGGCAACTGCGTCGAGGTTGCGGACAACCTGCCCGGCGTCGTTGGTGTGCGGGACTCGAAGGACCCCGAGGGGCCGGCCCTGGTCTTCGGGCCGGTTGCCTGGCGGGCGTTCGTCACCGAGGTCGCCCGGCAGTCATAG
- a CDS encoding cellulose binding domain-containing protein, whose translation MPIPKRRASLLVSLLLAVTALSGINPPTASAAPDPVTVTVTVNARAGLATVPDTALGVNHAIWDQNLGTAETSDLLRDAGVQMMRYPGGSYADIYHWKDHTAPGGYVAPNTDFDTFMAAVQRVGAQPMIIANYGTGTPAEAADWVRYANVTKGYGAKFWTVGNENYGNGHYGSAWEADDHPDKSATQYARLVIEYADAMKAVDPSVKVGAVLTMPGNWPDGITAGSDPGSWNQTVLSLAGGKIDFVDVHWYPGGTAAESLARTSHIPDATYLLRQQLTRFAGPNAARIGISFTELNVGVGQNTQPGALFLADAYSGLLENGVFTAHWWNVHNGIGTVTQVAGQTDYGDFGMLSSGTCTEDGSVCEPPLNTPFAPYHGLTMMKLFARAGDQFIRAGTDDPLVTAHAVRRGNGDLAVLLVNKDPDAAHQVAIDYSGFTPSGAAPTVSTLTNGASGIATSQSGTATSRTLPAYSLTTLVLRAAGGTSGRPTAPGQPTASGVTDRAATISWPAAAPGGSPIAKYEVHRQNGAVSEQLGETTATSFTVGNLVPGSRYTVNVLARDTAGRVSWASPPLTFATGSPASGACTVRFTTNSDWGNGYIGGVEIVNNGTGPINGWTLTWTWPTGWQQVSSGWSATWEQVGTAVRVTPTDDNRQIAAGGSVSAGFVGAYSGPNVLPTTFTLNGTVCATG comes from the coding sequence ATGCCCATCCCGAAAAGGCGCGCGTCCCTTCTGGTGAGCCTGCTGCTCGCCGTGACCGCGCTCTCCGGCATCAATCCACCGACCGCCAGCGCCGCCCCCGACCCCGTCACCGTGACCGTGACCGTCAACGCCCGCGCGGGGCTGGCGACCGTGCCCGACACCGCGTTGGGTGTCAACCACGCCATCTGGGACCAGAACCTGGGCACCGCCGAGACGTCGGACCTGCTACGCGACGCTGGCGTGCAGATGATGCGCTACCCCGGCGGCTCCTACGCCGACATCTACCACTGGAAGGACCACACCGCTCCCGGCGGGTACGTCGCGCCGAACACCGACTTCGACACCTTCATGGCGGCCGTCCAGCGGGTCGGCGCCCAACCGATGATCATTGCGAACTACGGCACCGGTACGCCCGCCGAGGCCGCCGACTGGGTGCGCTACGCCAACGTGACCAAGGGCTACGGCGCGAAGTTCTGGACGGTCGGCAACGAGAACTACGGCAACGGGCACTACGGGTCGGCCTGGGAGGCCGACGACCACCCGGACAAGAGCGCGACACAGTACGCGCGGCTGGTCATCGAGTACGCCGACGCGATGAAGGCGGTCGACCCCAGCGTCAAGGTCGGCGCGGTGTTGACGATGCCGGGCAACTGGCCGGACGGGATCACCGCCGGCAGCGACCCGGGCTCGTGGAACCAGACCGTGCTCTCCCTCGCCGGCGGAAAGATCGACTTCGTGGACGTGCACTGGTACCCGGGTGGCACCGCCGCGGAGTCGCTGGCCCGCACCAGCCACATCCCCGACGCGACCTACCTGCTGCGGCAGCAACTCACCCGCTTCGCGGGCCCGAACGCCGCGCGCATCGGCATCAGCTTCACCGAGCTGAACGTCGGCGTCGGCCAGAACACCCAGCCCGGGGCGCTCTTCCTGGCCGACGCGTACAGCGGCCTGCTGGAGAACGGTGTCTTCACCGCCCACTGGTGGAACGTGCACAACGGCATCGGCACCGTGACGCAGGTGGCCGGACAGACCGACTACGGCGACTTCGGGATGCTCTCCAGCGGCACCTGCACCGAGGACGGCTCGGTCTGCGAGCCGCCACTGAACACCCCGTTCGCGCCGTACCACGGGCTGACCATGATGAAGCTGTTCGCCAGGGCCGGCGACCAGTTCATCCGCGCCGGCACCGACGACCCGCTGGTCACCGCACATGCCGTCCGGCGGGGCAACGGTGACCTCGCCGTGCTGCTGGTCAACAAGGACCCGGACGCGGCGCATCAGGTCGCCATCGACTACTCCGGGTTCACACCGTCCGGTGCCGCGCCGACGGTCTCCACCCTCACCAACGGTGCCAGCGGCATCGCCACCAGCCAGTCCGGCACCGCGACGAGCCGGACGCTGCCGGCGTACTCGCTGACCACGCTCGTGCTGCGCGCGGCCGGCGGAACCAGCGGCCGTCCCACGGCGCCGGGCCAGCCCACCGCCAGCGGCGTCACCGACCGCGCCGCGACGATCTCCTGGCCGGCCGCCGCACCGGGCGGCAGCCCGATCGCCAAGTACGAGGTGCACCGGCAGAACGGTGCGGTCAGCGAGCAGCTCGGCGAGACGACGGCCACCTCGTTCACGGTCGGCAACCTGGTGCCGGGCAGCAGATACACCGTCAACGTGCTGGCTCGCGACACTGCCGGCCGGGTGTCCTGGGCGTCACCGCCGCTCACCTTCGCCACCGGCAGCCCTGCCTCCGGCGCGTGCACCGTCCGCTTCACCACCAACAGCGACTGGGGCAACGGCTACATCGGCGGCGTCGAGATCGTCAACAACGGGACCGGCCCGATCAACGGCTGGACCCTCACCTGGACCTGGCCGACCGGCTGGCAGCAGGTGAGCAGCGGGTGGAGCGCCACCTGGGAACAGGTTGGCACCGCCGTGCGGGTCACCCCCACCGACGACAATCGGCAGATCGCCGCCGGTGGCAGCGTGAGCGCCGGATTCGTCGGCGCGTACAGCGGGCCGAACGTGCTGCCCACGACGTTCACCCTCAACGGCACCGTCTGCGCGACCGGCTGA
- a CDS encoding glycoside hydrolase family 18 protein: MRPFRHRRLTAVVVLAALLLTAAPPTAASASDNQQRRAGYHRVGYFTQWGIYGRAFPVKKLDTSGAASRLTHVNYAFGNVSEDGRCYVDGGPAEGDAWADYQRPVPAEESVDGVADAPGQALNGNFGQLAKLKAKHPKLQVLISLGGWSWSTYFSNAARTDASRKAFVASCIDLYLKGNLPGGDGAAGGPGAAAGVFDGIDLDWEWPNWAGEPGNVIRPEDRENFTKLLAEFRRQLDAYGRKTRTHHPLTAFLPANPATMDAGYEGRKIFKYLDFATVQGYDFHGGWDPRANQQSALRVPAGAPDNPDFSAEVAIDGWIARGAPRDKLVLGIPYYGRGWTGITGGGNGLFQPATGPAPATFEAGYEDYKQLKTLAGNGFTVHRDLRAGHAWLFDGTTLWTYDDPAVVLQKMLYIRRAGLGGAMIWSLDGDDDNATLTKTIGLGLTTW, from the coding sequence ATGCGACCATTCCGTCACCGCCGTCTCACCGCCGTCGTCGTTCTGGCGGCCCTGCTCCTCACCGCCGCCCCGCCCACCGCGGCGAGCGCGAGCGACAACCAGCAGCGCCGCGCCGGTTACCACCGGGTCGGCTACTTCACCCAGTGGGGCATCTACGGCCGGGCCTTCCCGGTCAAGAAGCTCGACACCTCCGGTGCGGCGAGCCGCCTCACCCACGTCAACTACGCCTTCGGCAACGTCAGTGAGGACGGGCGCTGCTACGTGGATGGCGGGCCGGCCGAGGGCGACGCCTGGGCCGACTACCAGCGACCCGTCCCGGCGGAGGAGAGCGTCGACGGCGTCGCGGACGCCCCGGGCCAGGCGCTCAACGGCAACTTCGGCCAGCTCGCCAAGCTGAAGGCAAAGCACCCCAAACTGCAGGTGCTGATCTCGCTCGGTGGCTGGAGCTGGTCGACGTACTTCTCGAACGCGGCCCGCACCGACGCCTCCCGCAAGGCCTTCGTCGCGTCCTGCATCGACCTCTACCTCAAGGGCAACCTGCCCGGCGGAGACGGTGCGGCGGGCGGCCCGGGTGCCGCGGCCGGCGTCTTCGACGGCATCGACCTCGACTGGGAGTGGCCCAACTGGGCCGGTGAGCCCGGCAACGTCATCCGCCCGGAGGATCGGGAGAACTTCACCAAGCTGCTCGCCGAGTTCCGCCGGCAGCTCGACGCGTACGGGCGCAAGACCCGCACCCACCACCCGCTGACCGCCTTCCTACCGGCGAACCCGGCCACCATGGACGCCGGCTACGAGGGTCGCAAGATCTTCAAGTACCTGGACTTCGCCACCGTGCAGGGGTACGACTTCCACGGCGGCTGGGACCCGAGGGCCAACCAGCAGTCCGCGCTGCGCGTCCCGGCGGGTGCCCCGGACAACCCGGACTTCTCCGCCGAGGTGGCCATCGACGGGTGGATCGCCCGTGGCGCGCCACGGGACAAGCTGGTCCTGGGGATCCCGTACTACGGCCGGGGCTGGACGGGCATCACCGGCGGCGGCAACGGCCTGTTCCAGCCGGCCACCGGGCCCGCACCGGCGACCTTCGAGGCCGGGTACGAGGACTACAAGCAGCTCAAGACCCTGGCCGGTAACGGGTTCACCGTGCACCGCGACCTCCGCGCCGGGCACGCCTGGTTGTTCGACGGTACGACGTTGTGGACGTACGACGATCCGGCGGTCGTGTTGCAGAAAATGCTCTACATCCGACGGGCCGGCCTGGGTGGCGCGATGATCTGGTCGCTCGACGGCGACGACGACAACGCCACGCTGACCAAGACGATCGGCCTCGGCCTGACGACCTGGTAG
- a CDS encoding helix-turn-helix domain-containing protein: MADLPHPLAAFIVGEIRRARGAAGMTQEAFGRGAGFSASHVSAVEGETRALTMDFIKGADRAFKNGGLFERMVGKLGAPSWFLPWLDAERTATQLRSFQPNLVPGLLQTEAYGRAVIRCNETLSEDEVEKRLAHRIDRQAILTKTNAPQFVTVIAESVLRRASADFQDTMAGQIKQLTTLAERPNISVHVLPDEVSMHVGLTGPFSLARLPDHKWVAEMENQLGGVVVDRDDDVDTLVSRWEMVRSEALPRRQSLVLMKEVETSWT, encoded by the coding sequence ATGGCCGACTTACCGCACCCACTCGCCGCCTTCATCGTCGGAGAAATCCGCCGCGCCCGAGGGGCTGCCGGGATGACACAGGAGGCCTTCGGCCGGGGCGCTGGCTTTAGCGCATCGCACGTCAGTGCCGTGGAGGGCGAGACGCGGGCGCTGACGATGGACTTCATCAAGGGCGCGGACCGGGCGTTCAAGAACGGCGGGCTGTTCGAGCGCATGGTGGGCAAGCTCGGCGCCCCGTCCTGGTTCCTGCCGTGGCTCGACGCCGAGCGCACGGCGACGCAGTTGAGGTCCTTTCAACCGAACCTCGTTCCGGGCCTGCTCCAGACGGAGGCCTACGGCCGCGCCGTCATCCGCTGCAACGAGACATTGAGCGAGGATGAGGTCGAGAAACGGCTCGCACATCGGATCGACCGGCAGGCGATCCTCACGAAGACGAACGCCCCGCAGTTCGTCACCGTCATCGCCGAGTCGGTGCTCCGCCGCGCCAGTGCGGACTTCCAGGACACCATGGCCGGGCAGATCAAGCAGTTGACCACCCTCGCGGAGCGGCCGAACATCAGCGTTCACGTGTTGCCGGACGAGGTCAGCATGCACGTCGGCCTGACCGGGCCGTTCAGCCTGGCCCGGCTGCCCGATCACAAGTGGGTGGCGGAGATGGAGAACCAGCTCGGCGGGGTTGTCGTCGATCGGGACGACGATGTAGATACCCTCGTGTCGAGGTGGGAGATGGTTCGCAGCGAGGCGCTGCCCCGCCGCCAGTCACTCGTTCTGATGAAGGAAGTGGAGACGTCATGGACCTGA
- a CDS encoding bile acid:sodium symporter family protein: protein MDSALTLIGLPIALGIIMLGLGLGLTIADFRRVAQHPRAAIIALVCQVLVLPALCFCLVLAFDLAPELAVGMMLLAASPGGTTANLYSHLFGGHVALNITLTAINSVLAVFTLPILVNLSAAYFLPDGRSIGLQFDKVLQVFAIVLVPVAIGMLIRARVPQVAERLNRPIRILSVVVLVAVIAGAVLGERENIADYFVSVGLAVLAFNLLSLAIGYGVPRLAGVDRSAATAAGFEIGIHNSTLAITIALSPALLNNTQMAIPGAVYGIVMFFTAAAFGYLVTRAGTRSATTLTP, encoded by the coding sequence ATGGACTCAGCCCTGACCTTGATCGGTCTGCCCATCGCTCTCGGCATCATCATGCTCGGCCTGGGACTCGGGCTGACCATTGCGGACTTCCGCCGCGTGGCCCAGCATCCGAGGGCCGCCATCATCGCCCTCGTGTGCCAGGTGCTGGTGCTGCCGGCGCTCTGCTTCTGCCTCGTCCTCGCGTTCGACCTGGCACCGGAGTTGGCCGTCGGGATGATGCTGCTGGCCGCCTCGCCGGGCGGCACGACCGCCAACCTCTACAGCCACCTGTTCGGCGGGCACGTGGCCCTGAACATCACCCTGACCGCCATCAACTCGGTGCTCGCCGTGTTCACCCTGCCGATCCTGGTCAACCTGTCGGCGGCGTACTTCCTGCCCGACGGCAGGAGCATCGGCCTGCAGTTCGACAAGGTGTTGCAGGTCTTCGCCATCGTGCTCGTCCCAGTCGCGATCGGCATGCTGATCCGGGCCCGGGTGCCGCAGGTCGCCGAGCGTCTGAACCGCCCGATCCGGATTCTCTCCGTCGTCGTACTCGTCGCCGTGATCGCCGGAGCCGTCCTCGGCGAGCGGGAGAACATCGCCGACTACTTCGTCTCGGTCGGCCTGGCCGTGCTCGCGTTCAACCTGCTGAGCCTCGCGATCGGGTACGGGGTGCCACGGCTCGCCGGGGTCGACCGCAGCGCCGCGACCGCCGCCGGGTTCGAGATCGGCATCCACAACAGCACCCTGGCCATCACGATCGCGCTCAGCCCGGCACTGCTCAACAACACCCAGATGGCGATCCCGGGAGCCGTCTACGGCATCGTCATGTTCTTCACCGCAGCAGCCTTCGGCTACCTGGTGACCCGCGCCGGCACCCGGTCCGCCACCACCCTGACGCCCTGA
- a CDS encoding SAM-dependent methyltransferase, with product MTQSESEVGLQPDKPNAARMFDYYLGGKDNFAADRAAAEMVLQVAPWMPEAARQGRDLIARTVRHLVQEKGIRQILDLGSGLPTQDNVHEIAHRIDPDVRVVYVDNDPVVCAHGRALLADSKTVSVVQADLRHPEQVLDHPEIGAAIDLGSPVAVLMMFVLHLVPDEQDPQRIVATYRDALAPGSYLALSHASTDAHPDLMARISAIYERANAPFVPRSHSDISRFFGDFVLEPPGLVNMWPHVEPPPTEDPSVARTGYSGVARKPEWSE from the coding sequence ATGACGCAGTCGGAGTCCGAGGTCGGCCTGCAACCTGACAAGCCGAACGCGGCGAGGATGTTCGACTACTACCTGGGCGGCAAGGACAACTTCGCTGCCGACCGGGCCGCCGCCGAGATGGTGTTGCAGGTGGCGCCATGGATGCCCGAGGCCGCCCGGCAGGGCCGTGACCTGATCGCCCGGACGGTCCGCCACCTCGTGCAGGAGAAGGGCATCCGGCAGATCCTCGATCTCGGTTCCGGGCTGCCGACGCAGGACAACGTCCACGAGATCGCCCACCGCATCGATCCGGACGTGCGCGTCGTCTACGTCGACAACGACCCGGTGGTCTGCGCGCACGGACGCGCCCTGCTCGCCGACTCGAAGACGGTGTCGGTGGTGCAGGCTGACCTGCGCCACCCTGAGCAGGTCCTCGACCACCCGGAGATCGGCGCCGCGATCGACCTCGGCAGCCCCGTCGCGGTGCTGATGATGTTCGTGCTGCACCTGGTGCCCGACGAGCAGGACCCGCAGCGAATCGTGGCGACCTACCGCGACGCCCTCGCCCCCGGCAGTTACCTGGCGCTGTCGCACGCCAGCACCGACGCGCACCCGGACCTGATGGCGCGGATCTCCGCGATCTACGAGCGCGCCAACGCTCCGTTCGTGCCGCGCAGCCACTCGGACATTTCCCGGTTCTTCGGTGACTTCGTCCTTGAGCCGCCGGGCCTGGTCAACATGTGGCCGCACGTCGAGCCGCCGCCCACCGAGGACCCGAGCGTCGCCCGCACCGGCTACAGCGGCGTCGCCCGCAAGCCCGAGTGGAGCGAATAG
- a CDS encoding M14 family zinc carboxypeptidase, with protein MAPSSRPFWTVPPKRLASAATIALLLGMTPLLSGTSAASAARPSPCRNDPTARLSTVPTPEAVLGFPLGVGQERVVTNDEVRAYLGAVDGASDRVVTGVLATSVLGQPLPYAVVSNERNVRPTALREIADDVRDLRDPRRTSARTAARTAKDSPAIVWVTANVHGGEKSGADAALKTLYELAAGLSCAVEQRNDNLVTIIVPTQNPDGRDATRRQNEFGFDLNRDWFARTQQETDGKLELLRRYPPQVFIDAHEMGGRQYFFPPNADPIHHEISGEAVDWINRIGEANKAGFGFNGACDEVVTTECYFNYDTYDMFFMGYGDTVPTTGFGAAGMTYEKGSTSAVADRVQQQFNTQWSTLGWAAANKREVLDGYFDIWTDALAQGRAGTLEPNEVVQPTNEVQFPVPDIKIRSYFLLPDRQLADVRQLVERLRRMDVEVYEVQKPTRVPNARVFGGRTASNVTVPKGAYWIPMDQPQKHWIQAVMGEDPYVPFPYFYDVSSWSNPLLMGVSTLYTGDNVRPKAQLVRGISGGRAAPAWPWGSYTYPLDSAAAAELTFTLLGRGVPLVRDLQTSRVAIPATKLSRTVDELAESLGVTLTPGGRPTGTALARPEVGLFQGAGISTTSGSHGEARYVLGKRWGLDLSPVTTADINDNTEAFTGRTVLLVPDGSSATGGLTAAGQANLRAWIAQGHTYIGLRNEGTRVARAAGLTSTTEKTKPADYLVIGSHLRVDVDTSSPVALGRPAEDFEFNNSDPILNPTTTGTNVLSYPAGDTFWANGYTVGAEALKGTAAVVDEPTGAGRAVLFAFNPLFRAYNENGLHLVANALLYPASAAPDARRTAGIDPARASAAAAPVAPDLGGGWRPITIEVAAADLPRTQAIVGRFSTDAQASAKGDSAYVVIPNPQGLQVDEHPFARDLVRALNAAKVPLRSVVG; from the coding sequence ATGGCCCCATCGTCGCGTCCGTTCTGGACGGTCCCTCCGAAGCGGTTGGCGAGTGCCGCCACGATCGCGCTCCTACTCGGCATGACCCCCCTGCTCAGCGGCACGTCCGCCGCGAGCGCCGCCCGGCCGTCCCCCTGCCGCAACGACCCGACCGCCCGGTTGAGCACCGTGCCCACCCCGGAGGCCGTCCTCGGCTTCCCACTGGGGGTGGGTCAGGAGCGGGTCGTCACCAACGACGAGGTCCGCGCGTACCTCGGGGCCGTGGACGGCGCCTCGGACCGGGTCGTCACGGGCGTGCTGGCGACCAGCGTGCTCGGGCAGCCGCTGCCGTACGCGGTGGTGTCCAACGAGCGCAACGTGCGGCCCACCGCGCTGCGCGAGATCGCCGACGACGTCCGGGACCTGCGTGACCCGCGCCGGACCAGCGCGCGGACGGCCGCCCGGACGGCGAAGGACAGCCCGGCCATCGTCTGGGTGACCGCGAACGTGCACGGCGGCGAGAAGAGCGGCGCCGACGCCGCGCTCAAGACGCTGTACGAGTTGGCCGCCGGCCTGTCCTGCGCGGTCGAACAGCGCAACGACAACCTGGTCACCATCATCGTCCCGACCCAGAACCCGGACGGGCGCGACGCGACCCGACGGCAGAACGAGTTCGGCTTCGACCTGAACCGGGACTGGTTCGCCCGCACGCAGCAGGAGACTGACGGCAAGCTCGAACTGCTGCGCCGTTACCCGCCACAGGTCTTCATCGACGCCCACGAGATGGGTGGCCGCCAGTACTTCTTCCCGCCCAACGCGGACCCGATCCACCACGAGATCTCCGGCGAGGCGGTGGACTGGATCAACCGGATCGGCGAGGCCAACAAGGCGGGCTTCGGCTTCAACGGCGCCTGCGACGAGGTTGTCACCACCGAGTGTTACTTCAACTACGACACGTACGACATGTTCTTCATGGGTTACGGCGACACGGTGCCGACCACCGGCTTCGGCGCGGCCGGCATGACGTATGAGAAGGGCAGCACGTCGGCGGTGGCCGACCGTGTCCAGCAGCAGTTCAACACCCAGTGGTCGACGCTCGGTTGGGCCGCCGCGAACAAGCGCGAGGTGCTGGACGGCTACTTCGACATCTGGACCGACGCGCTCGCCCAGGGCAGGGCGGGCACGCTGGAGCCGAACGAGGTGGTGCAGCCCACCAACGAGGTCCAGTTCCCGGTGCCCGACATCAAGATCCGCTCGTACTTCCTGCTGCCCGACCGGCAGCTCGCCGATGTCCGCCAGCTCGTCGAACGGCTGCGCCGCATGGACGTCGAGGTCTACGAGGTGCAGAAGCCCACCCGGGTGCCCAACGCGCGGGTCTTCGGCGGCCGGACGGCCAGCAACGTGACGGTGCCGAAGGGCGCGTACTGGATCCCGATGGACCAACCGCAGAAGCACTGGATCCAGGCCGTCATGGGCGAGGATCCGTACGTCCCGTTCCCGTACTTCTACGACGTGTCGTCCTGGAGCAACCCGCTGCTGATGGGCGTCTCCACCCTCTACACCGGTGACAACGTCCGGCCGAAGGCCCAGCTGGTCCGGGGGATCTCCGGCGGCCGGGCCGCGCCAGCGTGGCCGTGGGGCTCCTACACGTACCCGCTGGACTCGGCGGCCGCCGCGGAGCTGACGTTCACCCTGCTCGGCCGCGGTGTGCCGCTCGTGCGTGACCTGCAAACCAGCCGGGTCGCGATCCCGGCCACCAAGCTGAGCCGTACGGTCGACGAGTTGGCCGAATCACTCGGAGTGACTCTCACCCCGGGCGGACGCCCCACCGGCACCGCACTCGCCCGGCCGGAGGTCGGGCTGTTCCAGGGCGCCGGCATCTCCACCACGTCGGGCTCCCACGGCGAGGCCCGCTACGTGCTCGGCAAGCGGTGGGGGCTCGACCTCTCCCCCGTCACCACGGCCGACATCAACGACAACACCGAGGCGTTCACCGGGCGCACGGTGCTGCTGGTGCCGGACGGGAGCAGCGCGACCGGCGGTCTGACCGCCGCCGGGCAGGCCAACCTGCGCGCCTGGATCGCCCAGGGCCACACGTACATCGGGCTGCGCAACGAGGGCACCCGGGTGGCCCGCGCCGCCGGGCTCACCTCCACCACCGAGAAGACCAAGCCAGCCGACTACCTGGTGATCGGCTCGCACCTGCGGGTCGACGTCGACACTTCCAGCCCGGTCGCGCTGGGCCGCCCTGCGGAGGACTTCGAGTTCAACAACAGCGACCCGATCCTCAACCCGACCACGACCGGCACCAATGTGCTCAGTTACCCGGCGGGTGACACGTTCTGGGCCAACGGCTACACCGTCGGGGCGGAGGCGCTGAAGGGCACGGCAGCCGTCGTCGACGAGCCGACCGGCGCCGGTCGGGCGGTGCTGTTCGCGTTCAATCCGCTCTTCCGGGCGTACAACGAAAATGGTCTGCACCTGGTGGCCAACGCGTTGCTCTACCCGGCGAGCGCGGCGCCGGACGCTCGGCGCACGGCCGGCATCGACCCGGCGCGCGCCAGCGCCGCCGCCGCGCCGGTGGCACCGGACCTGGGCGGCGGATGGCGGCCGATCACCATCGAGGTCGCCGCGGCGGACCTGCCGCGCACGCAGGCCATCGTCGGACGGTTCAGCACGGACGCCCAGGCGTCCGCGAAGGGCGACTCGGCGTACGTGGTGATCCCCAACCCCCAGGGACTCCAGGTGGACGAACACCCGTTCGCCAGAGATCTGGTACGCGCGCTGAACGCCGCCAAGGTGCCACTACGGTCGGTGGTCGGCTGA
- a CDS encoding DUF559 domain-containing protein, whose product MLPADDADALDWLVFEQAGVLTTAQVSGLLSEGAVRGRIRSGRWRSICRGILLAGNGRLTRDQQLWVAVLAAGPGAVLAGVTAAAEAGVRGLRHEPLHVLVPAARRAARTTLRSLPIDMPAVLVHRTSVLPESHRQLARPPRTTTARAIVDAAGWAVGVDEAQGLLAAGCQQRRVLSDELQAVLDVLPRAPRRRLIGQTISDIAGGAQALSEIDFLRLCRRHRLPAPDLQQHRVDAAGRNRWLDAYWREWRVQVEIDGAHHMDARQWAADMRRQNDVWTSGDRILRFPAWLVRARPDEVAETVRRALVAAGWTPTSPLRHPDPARH is encoded by the coding sequence ATGCTGCCCGCCGATGACGCCGACGCACTCGACTGGCTCGTCTTCGAGCAGGCCGGCGTGCTGACGACCGCGCAGGTCTCGGGGCTCCTCAGCGAGGGCGCAGTGCGTGGGCGGATCCGCTCCGGGCGCTGGCGGTCGATCTGCCGAGGCATCCTGCTGGCCGGCAATGGCCGACTCACCCGCGACCAACAGCTCTGGGTGGCAGTGCTGGCAGCCGGGCCGGGGGCGGTGCTGGCCGGCGTAACCGCCGCGGCGGAAGCCGGGGTACGGGGACTGCGGCATGAGCCGCTGCACGTGCTGGTGCCAGCAGCCCGCCGCGCCGCGCGGACCACCCTGCGTTCACTTCCGATCGACATGCCCGCGGTGTTGGTGCATCGCACATCGGTGCTGCCCGAGTCTCATCGTCAACTCGCTCGCCCGCCGCGTACCACCACGGCCAGAGCCATCGTGGACGCAGCGGGCTGGGCGGTTGGCGTGGACGAGGCGCAGGGGTTGCTGGCCGCCGGTTGCCAGCAGCGCCGGGTGCTGTCCGACGAGTTGCAGGCGGTGCTCGACGTCCTCCCTCGGGCGCCCCGCCGGCGGCTGATCGGGCAGACCATCAGCGACATCGCGGGCGGTGCCCAGGCGCTCTCCGAGATCGATTTCCTGCGGCTGTGCCGCCGGCACCGGCTTCCCGCCCCCGACCTGCAGCAGCACCGGGTCGACGCGGCGGGCCGGAACCGGTGGCTGGACGCGTACTGGCGAGAGTGGCGGGTGCAGGTGGAGATCGACGGCGCGCATCACATGGACGCCCGGCAGTGGGCGGCCGACATGCGTCGGCAGAACGACGTTTGGACCAGCGGCGACCGGATTCTGCGCTTCCCGGCTTGGCTTGTCCGCGCCCGCCCCGACGAGGTCGCCGAGACCGTGCGCCGCGCCCTCGTCGCGGCGGGTTGGACCCCAACCTCGCCCCTGCGCCACCCCGACCCCGCACGGCACTGA